One Stigmatella aurantiaca genomic window carries:
- a CDS encoding RCC1 domain-containing protein: protein MHRVLAVCVCLSVWLGLGCGPSDEAPTVSIVAGDSHALALRADGTVWAMGINTSGQLGDGTYRSRNGQERVAGLSGAVAIAAGGTQSMALLEDGSLWVWGYDLFGGSPIYQPSPIRIAGLTQIKTLVMGATHALALREDGTVWAWGLNNVGQLGNGTRVSLGTWVRVSGLTDVTAVAAGNSYSLAVRSDGTVWTWGLIVHDASGEVSLEEELVPVQVSGLMDVTAVAAGSYHALALRADGTVWAWGGNRYGELGDGTLQRRSVPRQVPGLTDVTHVTAGYYHSLAQRADGSLWAWGYNQSGQLGDGTSFPQQVPVQALAGTEASALAAGVFHTVVLDREGLVLLWGEMRDPKLPGGDR from the coding sequence ATGCACCGAGTCTTGGCAGTGTGCGTGTGCCTGAGTGTGTGGCTGGGGCTGGGCTGTGGGCCCTCGGACGAGGCGCCCACGGTGAGCATCGTGGCGGGCGACTCGCACGCCTTGGCCCTTCGCGCCGACGGCACGGTGTGGGCCATGGGAATCAATACCTCGGGCCAGTTGGGGGACGGAACCTACCGCTCCCGGAACGGTCAGGAGCGAGTGGCCGGGTTGAGTGGAGCCGTGGCCATCGCCGCGGGGGGCACGCAATCCATGGCCTTGCTGGAGGATGGCTCGCTCTGGGTCTGGGGTTACGACTTGTTCGGAGGCTCGCCGATCTACCAGCCGTCCCCCATTCGGATCGCGGGACTGACCCAGATCAAAACCCTGGTCATGGGGGCGACGCACGCGCTGGCGTTGCGCGAGGACGGCACGGTCTGGGCGTGGGGCCTCAACAACGTGGGTCAGCTCGGGAATGGGACGCGGGTCTCGCTGGGCACCTGGGTTCGGGTCTCCGGTTTGACGGACGTGACCGCCGTGGCCGCGGGCAACAGTTACTCGCTGGCGGTGCGAAGCGATGGCACCGTCTGGACCTGGGGCCTGATTGTCCATGACGCGTCTGGGGAGGTCTCGCTGGAGGAAGAGCTCGTTCCAGTGCAGGTGTCCGGGCTGATGGACGTGACCGCCGTGGCCGCGGGCAGCTATCACGCGTTGGCGCTGCGTGCCGACGGGACCGTCTGGGCCTGGGGCGGCAATCGCTACGGCGAGCTCGGGGATGGAACGCTCCAGCGCCGGTCCGTCCCGAGGCAGGTGCCCGGGCTGACGGACGTCACCCATGTGACCGCGGGCTACTATCACTCGCTGGCACAGCGCGCCGATGGCTCCCTCTGGGCCTGGGGCTACAACCAGTCCGGGCAGCTCGGAGATGGCACCTCTTTTCCGCAACAGGTGCCCGTGCAGGCCCTCGCGGGGACGGAGGCGTCCGCTCTGGCCGCGGGGGTCTTCCACACGGTGGTGTTGGACCGTGAGGGCCTTGTCCTGCTCTGGGGAGAGATGAGGGACCCGAAGCTCCCTGGAGGGGATCGATAG
- a CDS encoding Hsp70 family protein, with amino-acid sequence MHVCGLDFGTSNTAAALPDGTVLPIAPETREQRLFRSVLFFPEEERSVYAGTPAITRYLEDNAGRFIQSVKSFLHSRSFRATQVNGRTMTIEDLVALLLRRVREAMGAHLGSAPEAVMMGRPAVFTEDAEADALAEQRLRKAAELAGFTRIQFLIEPIAAALAYEAQLTRDELVLVADFGAGTTDLTLMRLGPSRREQLDRRADVVGSTGVRIGGDRFDAEIMRHKLLPRFGAGTTYRVRGLTDKRLKVPQHVMAKLLSWHEMSFIREKSTQELLEMMLETSDQPQTAEALYDLVMENLGYRLFRAIEAVKVKLSQEPEATLDFEEARITLHERITREEFDTFCQPLLTELDQCTQGLLDRCAGTGEIDAVFLTGGSSQIPAVRQLYVNRFGEGRVRTADAFTSVAEGLGRASAALAQRS; translated from the coding sequence ATGCACGTTTGTGGTCTCGACTTTGGAACCAGTAACACCGCGGCGGCCCTGCCGGATGGCACGGTGCTGCCCATTGCCCCGGAAACCCGCGAGCAGCGCCTCTTCCGCTCCGTCCTCTTCTTCCCCGAGGAAGAGCGCTCCGTGTACGCCGGGACTCCCGCGATTACCCGGTATCTGGAAGACAACGCCGGGCGCTTCATCCAGTCGGTGAAGTCCTTTCTGCACAGCCGCTCGTTCCGGGCCACCCAGGTCAACGGCCGCACCATGACCATCGAGGACCTGGTGGCGCTGCTCCTGCGCCGCGTGCGCGAGGCCATGGGCGCCCACCTGGGCAGTGCCCCCGAGGCCGTGATGATGGGCCGGCCCGCAGTCTTCACCGAGGACGCGGAGGCGGACGCGCTCGCCGAGCAGCGGCTGCGCAAGGCGGCGGAGCTCGCGGGCTTCACCCGCATCCAGTTCCTCATCGAGCCCATCGCCGCGGCGCTCGCCTACGAGGCCCAGCTCACGCGGGACGAGCTGGTGCTGGTGGCGGACTTCGGCGCCGGCACCACGGACCTGACGCTGATGCGGCTGGGGCCCTCGCGGCGGGAGCAGCTGGACCGGCGCGCGGACGTGGTGGGCTCCACGGGTGTGCGCATCGGCGGTGACCGCTTCGACGCGGAGATCATGCGCCACAAGCTGCTGCCCCGCTTCGGCGCGGGCACCACGTACCGCGTCCGCGGGCTCACGGACAAGCGGCTGAAGGTGCCCCAGCACGTCATGGCCAAGCTGCTGTCCTGGCACGAGATGTCCTTCATCCGGGAGAAGTCCACCCAGGAGCTGCTGGAGATGATGCTGGAGACGAGCGACCAGCCCCAGACGGCCGAGGCGCTGTATGACCTGGTGATGGAGAACCTGGGCTACCGGCTGTTCCGGGCCATCGAGGCGGTCAAGGTCAAGCTCTCCCAGGAGCCGGAGGCGACGCTGGACTTCGAGGAGGCGCGCATCACCCTGCACGAGCGCATCACCCGCGAGGAGTTCGACACGTTCTGCCAGCCGCTGCTCACCGAGCTGGACCAGTGCACGCAGGGGCTGCTGGACCGGTGCGCGGGGACGGGGGAGATCGACGCGGTGTTCCTCACGGGCGGCTCCTCGCAGATCCCCGCCGTGCGCCAGCTCTACGTCAACCGCTTCGGCGAGGGCCGGGTGCGCACCGCGGATGCGTTCACCTCGGTGGCCGAAGGGCTTGGCCGGGCCTCCGCCGCGCTCGCCCAGAGGTCATGA
- a CDS encoding GAF domain-containing sensor histidine kinase yields MPQVADFIENNRGLIVQRYLEEARKLEPARGLTPEQVIDTLPEYLGTLAAISRQGHRGDASVTKKRLEETHIGIRLRSGYSQEEATGEYVLVGRLITSLWEHLPPHEQPSHTDKALLAEALQDAMGQVIVTFTGYSMEDRQREKRFLRRLETIASGLFEALETPVFLHERLEALVETVQQALNVEAAALLLLAPDGTRLVPTTYTGRWSGQAYAEPVDDPDSFVSQLSQSDEPLALPDATDPHARVAEGIRRSGLRSLLGLRMWPHGRLLGVLYIGVEETRIFEPQTKRYLETLVEYLSGIIDKALLLQRLRESNERLRASETLYRMAAEAISDVIWDWDLRTNAVSWSPGLQKLFGYGPKQLGETASSWYGNIHPEEREQVLHSIHEVIGGERTHWRGEYRFRHQNGSYIHVIDQGRVERGPDGKGVRMVGAMQDITERKRAGAALQESEDRLRVAAGAAELGTWDLRPVTGVMRMDDRAKRLFGVPPETEMTYERVLARIHPEDRDRIHVAVQRALAGENQGEYRAEYRTVAPGPRGERWIRSAGRAFFEGTRAVRFIGIFQDISERKRQEALARMQTEFEEQLIGIVSHDLRNPLNAITLSVAALMRNDDLNERQAKGVSRIQASAERATRMIRDLLDFTRARLGEGIPVRRAPCDFHLLTQQAVEEVRLAHPDRDVHLTASGPGQGAWDADRLAQVITNLVNNALAYSPLDSAVRVETHGEEDALLLRVHNAGAPIPPELMPRLFEPLTRGADKVTSASRSIGLGLYIVNHIVQAHGGRIDVRSSADEGTAFTVRLPRR; encoded by the coding sequence ATGCCCCAGGTGGCAGACTTCATCGAGAACAACCGCGGCCTCATCGTCCAGCGCTACCTGGAAGAAGCCCGCAAGCTGGAGCCCGCCCGGGGACTCACGCCGGAGCAGGTCATCGATACCTTGCCCGAGTATCTCGGGACGCTCGCGGCCATCTCCCGCCAGGGACACCGGGGAGACGCCTCGGTGACGAAGAAGCGCCTGGAGGAGACGCACATCGGCATCCGCCTGCGCTCCGGCTACAGCCAGGAGGAGGCGACGGGCGAGTACGTGCTCGTGGGCCGCCTCATCACCTCGCTCTGGGAGCACCTGCCCCCGCACGAGCAGCCCTCCCACACGGACAAGGCGCTGCTGGCCGAGGCGCTCCAGGACGCGATGGGCCAGGTCATCGTCACGTTCACCGGCTACAGCATGGAGGACCGGCAGCGCGAGAAGCGGTTTCTCCGCCGGCTCGAGACGATTGCCTCCGGACTCTTCGAGGCCCTCGAGACGCCCGTCTTCCTCCACGAGCGGCTGGAGGCGCTGGTCGAGACCGTGCAGCAGGCCCTGAACGTGGAGGCGGCCGCGCTCCTGCTCCTGGCGCCGGACGGCACGAGGCTCGTGCCCACCACGTACACGGGGCGCTGGAGCGGCCAAGCGTACGCCGAGCCCGTGGACGACCCGGACTCCTTCGTGAGCCAGCTCAGCCAGTCGGATGAGCCCCTCGCCCTGCCGGACGCGACGGATCCGCACGCCCGGGTGGCCGAGGGCATCCGCCGCAGCGGCCTGCGCTCCCTGCTCGGCCTGCGGATGTGGCCTCACGGCAGGCTGCTCGGGGTGCTGTACATCGGCGTCGAGGAGACGCGGATCTTCGAGCCCCAGACCAAGCGCTACCTCGAGACGCTGGTGGAGTACCTCTCCGGCATCATCGACAAGGCGCTGCTGCTCCAGCGGCTGCGCGAGAGCAACGAGCGGCTGCGCGCCTCCGAGACGCTCTACCGGATGGCGGCCGAGGCCATCAGCGACGTCATCTGGGACTGGGACCTCCGGACGAACGCCGTCTCCTGGAGCCCGGGCCTCCAGAAGCTCTTCGGGTACGGCCCGAAGCAGCTGGGCGAGACGGCCTCCAGTTGGTACGGCAACATCCACCCCGAGGAGCGCGAGCAGGTCCTCCACTCCATCCACGAGGTCATCGGCGGGGAAAGGACGCACTGGAGGGGCGAGTACCGTTTCCGCCACCAGAACGGCAGCTACATCCACGTCATCGACCAGGGGCGCGTCGAGCGCGGCCCGGATGGCAAGGGGGTGCGGATGGTGGGGGCCATGCAGGACATCACCGAGCGGAAGAGGGCGGGCGCGGCGCTCCAGGAGAGCGAAGACCGGCTCCGGGTGGCGGCGGGGGCCGCGGAGCTGGGCACCTGGGATTTGCGGCCGGTCACGGGGGTGATGCGCATGGATGACCGGGCCAAGCGCCTCTTCGGCGTGCCCCCGGAGACCGAGATGACCTACGAGCGCGTCCTGGCACGGATCCACCCGGAGGACCGGGACCGGATCCACGTCGCGGTGCAGCGCGCGCTCGCGGGGGAGAACCAGGGCGAGTACCGCGCCGAGTACCGGACGGTGGCCCCGGGCCCCCGGGGCGAGCGGTGGATCCGTTCCGCGGGCCGCGCCTTCTTCGAGGGGACGCGGGCCGTGCGCTTCATCGGCATCTTTCAGGACATCTCGGAGCGGAAGCGCCAGGAAGCGCTGGCGCGCATGCAGACGGAGTTCGAGGAGCAGCTCATCGGCATCGTCTCCCACGATCTGCGCAATCCCCTCAACGCCATCACCCTGTCCGTGGCGGCGCTCATGCGGAACGACGACCTGAACGAGCGGCAGGCCAAGGGCGTCTCACGCATCCAGGCCTCCGCGGAGCGTGCCACCCGGATGATCCGCGACCTGCTCGACTTCACCCGGGCCCGGCTCGGCGAGGGCATCCCCGTGCGGCGCGCGCCCTGCGACTTTCATCTGCTCACCCAGCAAGCGGTGGAGGAGGTGCGGCTCGCCCATCCCGACCGGGACGTCCACCTCACCGCGAGCGGCCCGGGCCAGGGGGCGTGGGATGCGGACCGGCTGGCCCAGGTCATCACCAACCTGGTGAACAACGCCCTGGCCTACAGCCCCCTGGACAGCGCCGTGCGCGTCGAGACCCACGGAGAGGAGGACGCCCTCCTGCTGCGCGTGCACAACGCGGGAGCGCCCATCCCGCCCGAGCTGATGCCGCGCCTGTTCGAGCCCCTGACGCGGGGAGCGGACAAGGTGACATCGGCCAGCCGCAGCATCGGCCTGGGGCTCTACATCGTGAATCACATCGTGCAGGCGCACGGCGGGCGGATCGACGTCCGCTCCAGCGCGGACGAGGGCACGGCCTTCACCGTCCGGCTGCCCCGCCGCTGA
- a CDS encoding CHAD domain-containing protein, whose amino-acid sequence MSHPTPVRGLSRASRLDEAARRILAARLADVRHPEASLSGEFSMKGVHDMRVATRRLRAALQVFRPAGRLKKAERQVKQLQDALGEVRDLHVQQEWLDQAMRQQPSKHRAGLKSLHARRQGQLGGKSKRLKQALKRWTERTVPTLLLRMGQLEDSRAYGGGSVRRHLRQRLKRVEKRMAQYGTAPGAASAHELRKELKRLRYALEIFQPALRRTMDALLEVLVPLQDGLGELHDADVRLELLEHTAAEATSPEREAARKLLETVRQERAKRAAEIARELQRWQSERIVRGLRRLLR is encoded by the coding sequence ATGTCCCACCCTACGCCCGTGCGCGGGCTCAGCCGCGCGAGCCGGTTGGACGAGGCCGCGCGGCGCATCCTCGCGGCCCGCCTGGCCGACGTGCGCCACCCCGAGGCCAGCCTCTCGGGCGAGTTTTCCATGAAGGGCGTCCACGACATGCGCGTGGCCACCCGCCGCCTGCGCGCGGCCCTCCAGGTCTTCCGCCCGGCGGGCCGGCTGAAGAAGGCGGAGCGCCAGGTGAAGCAGCTCCAGGATGCGCTCGGCGAGGTGCGGGACCTTCACGTCCAGCAGGAGTGGCTGGACCAGGCCATGCGCCAGCAGCCGTCCAAGCACCGTGCGGGCCTCAAGTCCCTCCACGCGCGGCGGCAAGGGCAGCTCGGCGGCAAGTCGAAGCGCCTGAAACAGGCGCTGAAGCGCTGGACGGAGCGCACCGTGCCCACGCTGCTCCTGCGGATGGGGCAACTGGAGGACTCCCGCGCTTATGGAGGAGGCTCGGTCCGCCGCCACCTGCGCCAGCGCCTCAAGCGGGTGGAGAAGCGCATGGCGCAGTACGGCACGGCGCCCGGCGCGGCCTCCGCGCACGAGCTGCGCAAGGAGCTGAAGCGGCTGCGCTACGCGCTGGAGATCTTCCAGCCCGCCTTGCGCCGCACCATGGACGCGCTCCTGGAGGTGCTCGTTCCCCTCCAGGATGGCCTGGGCGAGCTGCACGACGCGGACGTGCGGCTGGAGCTGCTGGAGCACACCGCCGCCGAGGCCACCTCCCCGGAGCGGGAGGCGGCCCGGAAGCTCCTGGAGACGGTGCGGCAGGAGCGCGCCAAGCGCGCGGCGGAGATCGCCCGGGAGCTCCAGCGCTGGCAGTCGGAGCGGATCGTCCGCGGACTGCGCCGGCTGCTGCGCTGA